The Melitaea cinxia chromosome 24, ilMelCinx1.1, whole genome shotgun sequence genome window below encodes:
- the LOC123665354 gene encoding sister chromatid cohesion protein DCC1: MHKSEDRTSEDVRKVIKIAKLHESELTEISQVLRFSDPSQHNPNLRLMLLDDILLKEIEEGNELTFKGDTDESAVLCTSNKTYDIKEAETSNSLLLVPELLFAASTGLDETIANNSVDGDSDSSFETSNTSLNKSTDSDDGRPPRNIVFKDIIDTFFTYYELKPCKPKLSKLRKLLEGSKYRGLELEYSVDKTKLLTYDAIADQVQASNAELKEELLKIQAIEIDGYYRLLEFDYEFRVLSYMLDLIEENSWPLNKISKEITFESLKDLVPKCILEAMFMFYTDKSVEEDGVQFYKYKEDKVCRFLARVLLKSAGKFNLAEFLQAWKDSVPEGMTTDESLLLGIALIDKTCTPQVVWGFSETDLPEDINERFKVLFITKAKWTVAEISPYIELYATEKLNVNALLTKYARASTQDGVRVFSAKHMK, from the exons ATGCATAAGAG TGAAGATAGAACTTCGGAAGACGTAAGGAAAGTGATAAAAATAGCAAAACTACATGAGTCCGAATTAACCGAAATTTCGCAAGTATTAAGATTTTCAGACCCAAGTCAACATAATCCAAATCTAAGACTTATGCTACTGGATGATATCTTGTTAAAGGAAATTGAAGAAGGCAATGAACTTACATTCAAGG gCGACACAGATGAAAGTGCCGTTTTATGTACTAGCAATAAAACCTATGATATTAAAGAAGCTGAGACTTCGAATAGTTTACTATTAGTTCCTGAATTATTATTCGCAGCGTCAACAGGCCTTGATGAAACGATCGCAAATAACTCTGTGGACGGTGACTCAGATTCCTCCTTTGAAACATCCAACACCAGTTTGAACAAATCTACTGATTCTGATGATGGTAGACCGCCAAGAAATATCGTGtttaaagatattatagatACGTTCTTTACCTATTACGAATTGAAACCTTGTAAACCAAAATTATCTAAACTTAGAAAACTACTGGAAGGCTCGAAATATCGAGGATTGGAACTTGAATATTCTGTGGACAAAACGAAGCTACTAACTTATGACGCAATTGCTGATCAAGTACAAGCGTCTAACGCGGAGTTAAAAGAGGAATTACTGAAGATTCAAGCGATAGAAATCGACGGTTATTATCGCTTATTGGAATTCGATTATGAATTCAGAGTTTTATCATACATGTTAGATTTGATCGAAGAGAATTCTTGGCCATTGAATAAAATATCGAAAGAAATTACTTTTGAAAGTCTAAAAGACCTCGTCCCTAAATGTATCTTGGAAGcaatgtttatgttttatacTGATAAGTCAGTTGAGGAAGATGGCGTCcagttctataaatataaagaagatAAGGTATGCAGGTTTCTGGCGCGAGTGCTGTTAAAGAGCGCGGGAAAATTTAATTTGGCTGAATTTTTGCAAGCTTGGAAAGATTCTGTGCCTGAAGGGATGACAACAGAT GAATCATTGTTATTGGGAATCGCTTTGATAGACAAAACCTGTACCCCTCAAGTGGTTTGGGGATTTTCGGAGACAGATTTACCAGAAGACATTAATGAGAGATTCAAAGTCTTGTTCATAACTAAAGCCAAATGGACAGTTGCTGAAATATCGCCATATATCGA ATTATACGCTACAGAGAAATTAAACGTTAATGCATTGCTAACGAAGTATGCGCGCGCATCCACGCAAGATGGCGTTAGAGTCTTTTCAGCTAAacatatgaaatga
- the LOC123665436 gene encoding stromal membrane-associated protein 1-like: MTSKSEKDRAKQIQDRCQNILLQLLKDEDNKYCVDCDAKGPRWASWNLGIFLCIRCAGIHRNLGVHISKVKSVNLDSWTAEQVVYLQQMGNSRARAVYEANLPDSFRRPQNDSSLEAFIRAKYEQKKYIAKEWVPPTMPKVNWDKEIDEELEKQKRKKRATTSGLGPLPAPSADKKYNKSDVIPSLPKPKSSVSPKLGRNTPTHQTDTSKTSNGSADLLGLETTKPEPKSSNNDDIFSSFFSAPQEKPAETKPEEQKSDLKTEEENFFKQAAPTEKEKSKLTKDSILALYSQTPTNTLANQFNLSQQGQPGSSLFSTVYQPPAYNNMGMPNGMQSFNQFQPMPNQFQQPFPSQMPQQPLQNVQAFPQNQQFFNTQPTQHLAQQFGSLNLGQNFPNAFPPNPNVASNTTWQ, translated from the exons ATGACTTCTAAAAGTGAAAAAGATCGCGCTAAACAGATCCAGGATCGATGtcagaatatattattacaattgttAAAGGatgaagataataaatattgcGTTGATTGTGACGCCAAGG GTCCCCGCTGGGCGTCATGGAACCTTGGAATATTCCTGTGCATCCGCTGCGCTGGTATCCACCGTAACCTTGGTGTACATATCTCAAAGGTGAAGAGTGTCAATCTAGACTCATGGACTGCCGAACAAGTG GTATATCTTCAACAAATGGGCAACTCTCGTGCCCGCGCCGTATATGAGGCTAATTTACCTGATTCCTTTCGAAGACCTCAAAATGATTCCTCATTGGAAGCTTTTATCAGAGCCAAGTATGAACAGAAGAAGTACATCGCGAAGGAATGGGTGCCGCCAACTATGCCTAAAGTTAACTG ggatAAGGAAATAGATGAAgaattagaaaaacaaaaacgtAAAAAGAGGGCAACAACTTCAGGCTTGGGACCTCTACCTGCGCCATCGGCTGACAAGAAAtataac AAATCTGATGTCATACCTAGTTTACCAAAACCTAAATCGTCCGTGAGTCCAAAATTAGGCAGAAATACACCAACGCATCAAACGGATACCAGTAAAACTTCTAATGGTTCAGCTGACCTACTTGGACTAGAGACGACAAAACCAGAGCCAAAGTCATCTAACAACGACGATATATTCTCAAGTTTCTTCTCAGCACCACAAGAAAAACCGGCAGAAACTAAACCTGAAGAGCAAAAATCTGATCTCAAAACGGAGGAAGAAAACTTCTTCAAACAAGCGGCACCTACAGAAAAGGAAAAATCTAAACTAACAAAAGATAGTATATTAGCATTATATAGCCAAACACCGACTAACACTTTAGCGAATCAATTTAATCTTTCTCAACAGGGTCAGCCGGGAAGTTCTCTATTTTCAACAGTATACCAACCACCAGCGTATAATAATATGGGTATGCCAAATGGTATGCAGTCTTTCAACCAATTTCAACCAATGCCTAACCAATTTCAACAACCATTTCCAAGTCAAATGCCACAGCAGCCTCTTCAAAATGTCCAAGCGTTTCCCCAAAACCAGCAGTTTTTCAACACACAACCTACCCAACATTTAGCTCAACAGTTTGGAAGTCTTAACTTAGGTCAGAATTTCCCTAATGCTTTCCCGCCGAACCCTAATGTTGCAAGCAATACAACTTGGCAATAA
- the LOC123665623 gene encoding mitochondrial import inner membrane translocase subunit Tim23 yields the protein MSLFSDILPINKNEEKKHGTANLSPYLNFDPHYIPKMQPEFLYPDESHMASTARRSNVALPIIGMSFMTGSGLGGMAGLYKGLRATTLAGQTGKVRRTQLINYVMKQGTTTGCTLGILASFYSSIALGVTWLRDQEDSTNTFIAATATGVLYKSTAGLRSMGLGAAAGLTLAGLYTLITDNDNIWSKARYIRM from the exons atgtcGTTATTTAGTGATATTCTACCAATAAATAAGAATGAGGAAAAGAAACATGGAACTGCAAACCTTTCGCCGTACTTAAATTTCGATCCACACTATATACCAAAAATGCAACCAGAATTTCTTTACCCTGACGAAAGCCATATGGCTTCGACTGCTAGACGATCGAACGTCGCTTTACCTATAATCGGAATGTCATTTATGACCGGTTCag GTTTGGGTGGTATGGCCGGTCTCTACAAAGGTTTAAGAGCAACAACACTGGCAGGACAAACGGGCAAAGTTCGAAGAACACAGTTAATTAACTATGTCATGAAACAAG GTACAACAACTGGCTGTACGTTAGGTATCCTTGCATCATTCTATTCAAGCATAGCCCTTGGAGTAACTTGGCTCCGTGATCAAGAAGACTCCACTAACACATTCATTGCTGCTACAGCTACTGGAGTCTTATACAAAAGCACTGCTGGACTTCGTTCAATGGGCTTAGGAGCAGCCGCCGGCCTTACCCTTGCGGGATTATATACGCTGATCACAGACAATGACAATATATGGAGTAAAGCAAGATATATAAGAATGTGA
- the LOC123665614 gene encoding protein DENND6B, protein MASGLDSYACSDITTLEEQEFNEKWSRFSDWLHCICVVTFDLELGQAMESVYPPDVKLTDQEKCNICYLAFPDSNSGCMGDTQFHVRLRSRTPLTPQQLIYNEESVPTLRADSTHYWGFVYFRQVKDSSLPRGYFQKSIILLTRLPFINLFYKVIQLIAPKHFEEGESSLEAACHDINRWPILDAGQNTLLPVLGSVFQSYIPNQQTGKVSRSDIIKQVHSPSVPHILVSIQDVNVFDALSSLISHLHLLWELVLTAEPIVVIASSPTECSALVQALTYLIQPLPYAAEYRPYFTIHDSEFKEFTRKQFNPPCVILGVTNPFFTKTLQHWPHTIKLSDTTSIKTKLRKVGSMKNLDTAPGVYTQYKPFLEKDKAIIKKLHNGIRTDRPSEVQTAMVKRHLLELTQSFMIPLERYMASLMPLQKNISPFRAPPIPNPFNPEDFFATLQQAGPHLTTGIKGDWIGLYRNFFKTPNFSAWFHERHSNLTNKLHALQLEALAESDLKKWSVGKKEVEIVDMVLKLREVLKSDPPVADNTRTLLARRLEDLNCILPEDMKSILNAAS, encoded by the coding sequence atggCTAGTGGGCTCGATAGTTATGCGTGCAGTGACATTACGACATTGGAAGAACAAGAATTTAATGAGAAATGGAGCAGATTTTCCGATTGGCTTCATTGCATCTGCGTCGTAACATTCGATTTAGAACTTGGACAAGCTATGGAGAGCGTCTATCCCCCAGACGTGAAATTGACAGATCaggaaaaatgtaatatttgttatCTAGCATTCCCTGATTCGAATTCCGGTTGTATGGGAGACACTCAGTTTCATGTGAGACTACGGTCCCGAACTCCACTTACGCCCCAACAATTGATTTACAACGAAGAAAGTGTTCCAACGCTACGCGCTGATTCGACGCACTACTGGGGCTTCGTATATTTTCGTCAAGTTAAGGATTCTTCGTTACCGCGAGGATATTTCCAGAAAAGCATAATATTACTAACGCGTTTGCcattcataaatttattttataaggttATACAATTAATAGCTCCAAAACATTTTGAAGAAGGTGAGAGTAGTTTAGAAGCAGCCTGTCATGATATAAATAGGTGGCCCATACTCGATGCTGGTCAGAATACACTCCTACCTGTATTGGGCAGTGTTTTTCAGTCCTACATACCTAATCAACAGACTGGAAAAGTTTCAAGGTCAGATATAATAAAGCAAGTGCATTCACCTAGTGTTCCACACATACTAGTTTCAATTCAAGATGTTAATGTATTTGATGCTTTATCTAGTCTAATATCGCATCTGCACTTACTATGGGAACTTGTACTAACTGCAGAACCTATTGTAGTCATAGCCAGTTCTCCGACCGAATGCTCTGCTTTGGTACAAGCATTGACATATCTCATCCAACCTTTGCCATATGCTGCAGAGTACAGACCTTATTTCACAATACATGACAGTGAATTCAAAGAGTTTACTCGCAAACAATTTAACCCACCTTGCGTAATATTAGGTGTTACAAATCCATTCTTTACTAAAACATTGCAACATTGGCCTCACACTATCAAGTTAAGTGACACAACTTCCATCAAAACAAAATTGAGGAAAGTAGGTAGTATGAAGAACTTAGACACTGCTCCCGGTGTTTATACACAGTATAAACCATTTTTAGAAAAAGACAAAGCCATTATTAAGAAACTTCATAATGGAATTAGAACTGACCGACCTTCAGAAGTGCAGACAGCAATGGTGAAGAGACATTTACTTGAATTGACTCAGAGCTTTATGATTCCCTTAGAGAGGTATATGGCTTCTCTAATGCCattacagaaaaatatttcaCCTTTCCGAGCACCTCCAATCCCAAATCCGTTTAACCCTGAAGATTTCTTTGCTACATTACAACAAGCAGGACCTCACTTGACAACTGGGATTAAAGGTGACTGGATTGGCCTCTACAGAAATTTTTTCAAGACACCAAACTTCAGTGCGTGGTTCCACGAACGCCATAGCAATTTGACAAATAAGTTGCATGCTTTGCAGTTAGAAGCTTTAGCGGAGAGTGATCTGAAGAAATGGTCAGTTGGGAAAAAGGAAGTGGAAATAGTTGACATGGTTTTAAAGCTACGAGAAGTTTTGAAGAGTGACCCGCCTGTGGCCGATAACACGCGAACATTGTTAGCTAGAAGGCTGGAAGATTTAAACTGTATCCTTCCTGAAGATATGAAGTCTATCTTAAATGCAGCATCGTGA